From one Nematostella vectensis chromosome 7, jaNemVect1.1, whole genome shotgun sequence genomic stretch:
- the LOC116606145 gene encoding PAB1-binding protein 1-like isoform X3, giving the protein MRGDGNITHQRGHLFDRADVLQKEHGVDVVVLMFGRHGKGMTTSCYGTRGRGLKFIGDQQEAKPDEDGKLAFRLFDRFMRAQRKTPAATTPPTGSPAATTPPTAAPAATTPPTVAPAATTPPTGEPTGAPAATTPTEAAST; this is encoded by the exons ATGAGGGGGGATGGGAATATCACCCACCAAAGAGGACATCTTTTCGATAGG GCAGATGTCCTTCAAAAGGAGCACGGCGTGGATGTGGTCGTCCTTATGTTTGGACGGCACGGCAAAGGGATGACCACATCCTGCTACGGCACAAGAGGAAGGGGCCTGAAGTTTATCGGGGACCAGCAGGAGGCCAAACCTGACGAGGATGGCAAACTTGCCTTCCGCTTGTTTGATAGATTCATGAGAG CCCAAAGAAAAACACCCGCGGCAACAACACCACCCACCGGGTCACCCGCGGCGACAACACCACCCACGGCAGCACCTGCGGCGACAACACCACCCACGGTGGCACCCGCGGCGACAACACCACCCACGGGGGAACCCACGGGGGCACCCGCGGCGACAACACCAACCGAGGCGGCGTCAACATGA